The following are from one region of the Corylus avellana chromosome ca1, CavTom2PMs-1.0 genome:
- the LOC132167048 gene encoding uncharacterized protein LOC132167048, translated as MALSFSCNSRIFPQHQVRVSPKSNKFLDNVRNLVKTVGIPSVSSSPLESLRKGNWVKLICGASFEDVVDIRNLSLVYTLAGVDCIDCAADAAVVSAVNDGIEAARRIVGLRRPWVMISVNDDDDLHFRKAEFDPEDCPLDCSRPCEVVCPASAISLTERNSTVEVSCGTNTPGFKGGVITERCYGCGRCFPVCPYDKIRSVSYIRDTTATAELIKRNGIDALEVHTNGRQTALFKELWDGLGDSIACLRLVAVSLPDVGDSTISSMNTMYSIMQSHLNCFNLWQLDGRPMSGDIGRGATRESITFAVQLAAVKERPPGFLQLAGGTNAHTVDGLKKLGLFQTTSFAKNSKDEKLTAGSPSSLHALIGGIAYGGYARKIVGRVLSSMQSQHGATHIEDYPEHLLEALSEALALVGTVKCYDPF; from the exons ATGGCTTTGAGCTTTTCCTGCAACTCTAGAATCTTCCCTCAGCATCAAG TGAGAGTGAGTCCTAAGAGCAACAAATTCCTTGACAATGTTAGAAACCTCGTCAAAACAGTTGGGATTCCTTCAGTTTCGTCTTCTCCGCTTGAATCTCTCCGAAAGGGCAACTGGGTCAAGCTCATATGCGGTGCAAGCTTCGAG GATGTTGTTGATATCAGGAATCTTTCCCTTGTCTACACTCTAGCCGGAG TGGATTGCATTGACTGTGCTGCTGATGCGGCAGTGGTGAGTGCGGTGAATGATGGAATTGAAGCTGCTAGAAGGATCGTGGGCCTAAGAAGACCTTGGGTAATGATCAGTGTCAATGATGACGATGACCTTCACTTCCGAAAGGCTG AATTTGATCCAGAGGATTGTCCGCTTGACTGTTCAAGGCCTTGTGAGGTTGTTTGTCCTGCTAGTGCAATATCACTAACAGAAAGAAACTCAACAGTTGAAGTTTCCTGTGGTACCAATACACCTGGATTTAAG GGTGGAGTTATAACTGAACGCTGTTATGGCTGTGGTCGTTGCTTTCCAGTTTGCCCCTACGATAAAATAA GGTCGGTTTCATATATAAGAGATACTACTGCTACTGCTGAGCTTATTAAAAGAAATGGTATTGATGCTTTGGAGGTACATACAAATGGAAG GCAGACTGCTCTTTTTAAAGAACTTTGGGATGGATTGGGAGATTCAATTGCATGCCTTAGACTAGTAGCA GTTAGCTTACCTGATGTTGGGGATTCAACCATATCTTCGATGAACACCATGTACTCTATTATGCAATCTCATCTCAATTGCTTCAATTTATGGCAG TTGGATGGCCGCCCCATGAGTGGAGATATTGGACGAGGTGCCACAAGGGAATCAATTACTTTCGCCGTTCAATTGGCTGCTGTAAAAGAAAGGCCTCCTG GTTTTCTTCAATTGGCAGGCGGCACCAATGCTCACACAGTCGACGGGTTGAAGAAATTGGGACTTTTTCAAACAACATCCTTTGCTA AGAACTCAAAGGATGAAAAACTTACAGCTGGTTCGCCTAGTTCTTTGCATGCTTTAATCGGCGGCATAGCTTATGGTGGCTATGCAAGGAAG ATTGTTGGAAGGGTCTTGAGTTCCATGCAATCACAGCACGGTGCTACTCATATTGAGGATTACCCAGAGCATCTCTTGGAGGCACTTAGTGAAGCCCTTGCTTTAGTTGGAACTGTCAAATGTTATGATCCATTCTAA
- the LOC132167049 gene encoding dirigent protein 11-like, giving the protein MSNPLSPTSNFFFLIFTLTILYVAYTFPRLQPKQTNLVFYVHDYLTGNDMSAVTVAGQRGPTSSILHFGTMIAVDDPVTVGPSIESKEIGRAQGMYVNSQLDGKGLHMVFCLTFTDGEFKGSSLEIQGADIFSMKEREFGIVSGTGYFRFVKGYGIMETEFMDIANLRAVLKLNVTVKHF; this is encoded by the coding sequence ATGTCCAATCCTCTAAGCCCAACCTCcaacttcttcttcctcatcttcACCTTAACCATCCTCTACGTGGCCTACACCTTCCCAAGGCTCCAACCCAAGCAAACCAACCTCGTCTTCTATGTGCACGACTACTTGACCGGCAATGACATGTCAGCAGTCACTGTGGCAGGCCAAAGAGGACCCACCTCCAGCATCCTACACTTTGGCACGATGATAGCTGTCGATGATCCAGTAACCGTGGGTCCCAGCATTGAATCGAAGGAGATAGGCAGGGCTCAAGGCATGTACGTTAACTCTCAGTTGGATGGCAAAGGGTTGCACATGGTTTTCTGTCTGACTTTCACTGATGGAGAATTCAAAGGAAGTAGTTTGGAAATTCAAGGGGctgatattttttcaatgaaGGAGCGAGAATTTGGAATTGTATCGGGGACGGGTTATTTTCGGTTTGTGAAGGGGTATGGGATCATGGAGACCGAGTTCATGGACATTGCTAATCTTAGAGCTGTTCTTAAGCTCAATGTAACAGTCAAGCATTTCTAG